A single Dreissena polymorpha isolate Duluth1 chromosome 14, UMN_Dpol_1.0, whole genome shotgun sequence DNA region contains:
- the LOC127858739 gene encoding uncharacterized protein LOC127858739, whose amino-acid sequence MRFWNHFDYMSGPLAAPTHIFNPIFHDFQRHSASDDAVSEPLDRHKSWDLGHEAFCRRLADHFDVNPGSAAYKGELRKTRASCTFSGHPQYKSVQRLSSQEKRACKIIE is encoded by the exons ATGCGATTTTGGAATCACTTTGATTACATGTCGG GCCCACTCGCCGCTCCAACACATATTTTCAATCCGATTTTCCACGACTTCCAACGACACTCAGCTTCAG ATGATGCTGTTTCTGAACCACTTGACCGGCACAAAAGTTGGGATCTCGGCCATGAAGCTTTTTGTCGTCGACTAGCCGACCATTTTGACG TAAACCCGGGAAGTGCAGCATATAAAGGCGAGTTACGGAAAACGCGTGCATCATGCACCTTTTCAGGCCACCCTCAATACAAATCTGTGCAACGCCTGTCTTCTCAAGAAAAAAGGGCTTGCAAGATTATTGAATAG